The Methylomicrobium lacus LW14 genome window below encodes:
- a CDS encoding trypsin-like serine protease, with the protein MHKYLTFCTYLWLVSASVFAGGPQPAIVNGTTTQDEPTTGALLLSIRPGASPPVYVGLCSGTMIGCSSFLTAAHCVCKNSEALSNNSLQTCDTRSAADLQVYLQNGGIHQVSAISVHPSFKFGVASDVAVLTLAAPVQGIPPMAINSTVTPPIGTPGIIAGFGVTSATAEDFGVKRTGNIATANCADANAEPPIPQPANICWQYLGNSEGTDSNICFGDSGGPLFIDQGFKRVVAGVSSGVFDNCQANSFSFDTNVYQNRSYITSNIARSLDETGRCRIDIRKRIKTYANSVYNAKKQCLAAALAGKTLLGNCLNEKAAKKIDKAVKALAAEKLAKRCPLEVIENSALGGKCAGAANPDELRQCIVDAGNEAVSRMLDAQYADAEADSPLADKVLAKCQKTIGSAAKSYLFKSLNALNQCEAKTDKALTNVSACPLPATLDSLDKYAASLHKKILKACPEGAVEGLIAGGDRFGASCDDPALDAAGVAACEKTEHDQVAKALADLAPGRISAFNAESCGFVSQVGDADTAIVQQTRANGEAVPDVSDVLLHKIDVPEGVRFLRVTLNGQETLLSRLFGTIDNSLDLYLRYQETPSVDPTAANNAASINTGAFEALQVKNPAPGEWRVLVHDAGEEKNKPYQLTVTMIKPKTN; encoded by the coding sequence ATGCATAAATACCTCACATTCTGCACTTACCTGTGGCTGGTTTCCGCTTCCGTGTTTGCCGGCGGGCCTCAGCCCGCGATCGTCAATGGTACGACGACCCAGGATGAGCCTACGACCGGCGCGCTGCTGTTATCGATCAGGCCTGGCGCGTCGCCGCCGGTTTATGTGGGCCTCTGTTCGGGCACGATGATAGGCTGCAGCAGTTTTTTGACCGCCGCGCATTGCGTATGCAAGAATTCGGAAGCATTATCCAATAATTCTTTGCAGACCTGTGATACGAGGTCTGCGGCCGATTTGCAGGTCTATCTGCAAAACGGCGGCATTCACCAGGTTTCCGCGATCAGTGTGCATCCCTCCTTCAAATTCGGCGTGGCTTCCGATGTGGCGGTGCTGACGTTGGCGGCGCCGGTGCAGGGTATTCCTCCGATGGCGATCAACAGTACGGTTACGCCGCCTATCGGTACGCCCGGCATCATTGCCGGTTTCGGGGTGACATCCGCGACGGCCGAGGATTTTGGGGTAAAACGCACGGGCAATATCGCTACCGCCAATTGTGCGGATGCAAACGCCGAGCCCCCCATACCGCAACCCGCGAATATTTGCTGGCAGTATCTGGGGAACTCGGAGGGAACGGATTCGAATATTTGTTTCGGCGATTCGGGCGGGCCGTTGTTCATTGACCAGGGCTTCAAGCGGGTCGTCGCCGGCGTATCTTCGGGGGTTTTCGATAATTGCCAGGCGAACAGCTTTTCATTTGACACCAATGTCTATCAAAATCGCAGTTATATAACATCCAACATTGCCCGCTCCCTGGACGAGACGGGCAGGTGCCGCATCGACATCAGAAAGCGGATTAAAACCTATGCCAATAGCGTCTATAACGCGAAAAAACAATGCCTCGCCGCCGCCTTGGCCGGCAAGACGCTGCTCGGAAATTGCCTGAACGAGAAGGCGGCGAAGAAAATCGACAAGGCGGTAAAGGCGCTTGCCGCGGAAAAACTCGCGAAGCGCTGCCCGCTTGAAGTGATTGAGAATAGCGCGCTCGGCGGCAAATGCGCTGGCGCGGCTAATCCCGATGAGCTCAGGCAGTGTATTGTCGATGCGGGAAATGAAGCGGTATCCCGGATGCTCGATGCGCAATACGCCGACGCGGAAGCCGACTCTCCTCTCGCCGACAAGGTATTGGCAAAATGCCAAAAGACGATCGGCAGTGCCGCGAAAAGTTACCTTTTCAAAAGCCTGAATGCGCTGAATCAATGTGAGGCTAAGACCGATAAAGCCCTAACGAACGTTTCCGCTTGCCCTTTGCCGGCAACGCTAGACAGCCTGGATAAGTATGCGGCCAGTCTGCACAAGAAAATCCTTAAGGCGTGTCCTGAGGGGGCCGTCGAAGGCTTGATCGCGGGCGGCGATCGGTTCGGCGCCAGCTGTGATGATCCGGCGCTGGATGCGGCCGGGGTGGCTGCCTGCGAAAAAACCGAGCACGACCAAGTCGCCAAGGCTTTGGCTGATCTGGCGCCCGGAAGGATCAGCGCCTTCAATGCGGAAAGCTGCGGATTCGTATCGCAAGTCGGCGATGCCGATACGGCAATCGTCCAACAAACCCGCGCTAACGGAGAGGCGGTGCCGGATGTGAGCGACGTTCTGCTGCACAAGATTGACGTACCGGAAGGCGTCCGTTTCCTGCGGGTCACCTTGAATGGCCAGGAAACGCTTCTTTCCAGGCTGTTCGGCACGATAGACAACAGTCTCGATTTGTACCTCAGATATCAAGAGACGCCGAGCGTAGATCCCACGGCGGCGAATAATGCCGCCTCAATCAATACGGGGGCCTTCGAGGCGCTGCAAGTAAAAAATCCGGCGCCCGGCGAATGGCGCGTGTTGGTCCATGATGCGGGAGAGGAGAAGAATAAGCCTTACCAGTTGACCGTCACGATGATCAAGCCAAAAACGAATTAA
- a CDS encoding efflux RND transporter permease subunit has protein sequence MDRFTHFFIDRPIFASVLSILILLVGGLALIALPIAQYPEIAPPTVVISATYPGANAQVVAETVATPIEQEVNGVEDMLYLSSQSTNSGNMALTVTFKPGTNLDKAQVLVQNRVALAEPRLPEEVRRQGVSVKKRSPDLSLVVNLISPDKRYDSVYLSNYALLQIKDILARLPGVGEILVFGARDYSMRLWLNPEQVAARNLTASDVVNAIREQNIQVAAGVIGQQPSKENTDFQYTVSTLGRLMEAEQFADIVIKKGADGQVTRLKDVARIELGAKDYNSGLFLDGEPTVGLAIFQLPGSNALDTKKAVVEAMEKLKTRFPEGLEYNMVYDTVVFVQQSIDAVVKTLFEALLLVVIVIVVFLQNWRPAIIPLLAVPVSLIGTFGVMAALGLSLNTLSLFGLVLAIGIVVDDAIVVVENVERHIALGLKAREAARKAMSEVVGPIIATALVLVAVFVPTAFITGVSGAFYKQFALTIAVSTVISAFNSLTLSPALCTLLLDRAHGDKDRLTRLIDRLFGWFFNGFNRFFDRFSAGYARLVGRLIRMTAVVLVLYLGLNGLNFLAFEKVPTGFIPQQDQGYLILYAQLPDAASLARTQAVVQQATRIVLDTEGVKHLNAYAGFSILSGSSQSNVATMFARLDDFDSRAGRPELHADAVVKKLQQRLATVQDAYIAVFAPPPIRGMSAVGGFKLQIQDRTNAGIDALQQVTSEMIAKGSQQPGLVGLFTTFRSGVPQLFLDVDRTRVKSMDVPLKDVFDTLQIYLGSLYVNDFNAFGRTYQVVAQADSEFRMQPSDISELKTRNAKGGMVPLGSLVDVKAITGPDKITRYNMYPTAEINGSTLPGISSGQAIEMMDKLLNAELPPGFGFEWTELSLQQVLAGNVAMLVFPLSVIFVFLALAAQYESWSLPFAVILIVPMCILSSMAGIWLRGMDNNIFTQVGFIVLVGLASKNAILIVEFAKRRQEEGLDRFEAAVEASGIRLRPILMTSFAFIMGVFPLVVAEGAGAESRRILGTAVFSGMAGVTLFGLLLTPVFYVTVQALAQRWSSSRLKTRHALTDQPSSGSDS, from the coding sequence ATGGACCGCTTTACGCATTTTTTTATCGACCGGCCGATCTTCGCTTCGGTGCTGTCCATTCTGATCCTCCTGGTCGGCGGGCTGGCGCTGATCGCTCTGCCCATCGCCCAATACCCGGAGATCGCGCCGCCCACCGTGGTGATCAGCGCGACGTACCCGGGCGCCAACGCCCAGGTTGTCGCCGAAACGGTGGCAACGCCGATCGAGCAGGAAGTCAACGGCGTCGAAGACATGCTCTACCTGTCTTCCCAGTCCACCAATAGCGGCAACATGGCGCTGACGGTGACCTTCAAGCCGGGCACGAACCTCGACAAAGCCCAGGTGCTGGTGCAAAACCGGGTCGCGCTCGCAGAACCCAGGCTGCCCGAGGAAGTACGGCGGCAGGGCGTCAGCGTCAAGAAACGCAGCCCGGACCTGAGCCTGGTCGTCAACCTGATCTCCCCGGACAAGCGCTATGACAGCGTTTATCTGAGTAATTACGCGCTGTTGCAGATCAAGGATATTTTGGCACGTCTGCCTGGCGTCGGCGAAATTCTGGTGTTCGGCGCCCGCGACTACAGCATGCGCCTGTGGCTGAATCCCGAGCAGGTCGCCGCGCGCAACCTGACCGCGAGCGACGTGGTCAACGCGATCCGCGAACAGAACATTCAGGTGGCGGCCGGGGTGATCGGCCAGCAACCGTCGAAGGAAAACACCGATTTTCAATACACGGTTAGCACGCTAGGAAGGCTGATGGAGGCCGAACAGTTCGCCGATATCGTGATTAAAAAAGGCGCGGACGGCCAGGTGACCCGGCTGAAGGACGTGGCCCGCATCGAGCTGGGCGCCAAGGATTACAACTCGGGCCTGTTCCTGGACGGCGAGCCGACCGTCGGCCTCGCGATCTTCCAACTGCCGGGCTCGAACGCGCTGGACACCAAGAAGGCGGTCGTCGAGGCGATGGAAAAGCTGAAGACCCGCTTCCCCGAGGGTCTGGAATACAACATGGTCTATGACACGGTCGTGTTCGTGCAGCAATCGATCGACGCAGTCGTCAAAACGCTGTTCGAAGCCCTCTTGCTGGTCGTGATCGTGATCGTGGTGTTCCTGCAGAACTGGCGCCCGGCGATCATTCCGCTGCTGGCGGTGCCGGTGTCCCTGATCGGCACCTTCGGGGTGATGGCCGCGCTGGGCCTGTCCTTGAACACCTTGTCGTTGTTCGGCCTGGTGCTGGCGATTGGGATTGTGGTGGACGACGCGATCGTGGTCGTCGAAAACGTCGAGCGCCATATCGCGCTCGGCCTGAAAGCCAGGGAAGCGGCGCGCAAGGCAATGTCGGAAGTGGTCGGCCCGATCATCGCGACCGCGCTGGTGCTGGTCGCGGTATTCGTGCCGACCGCCTTCATCACCGGCGTCTCGGGCGCTTTCTACAAACAGTTCGCGCTGACGATCGCGGTGTCGACGGTGATCTCGGCATTCAATTCGCTGACGCTGAGCCCGGCCTTGTGCACCTTGTTGCTGGACAGGGCGCACGGCGACAAGGACAGGCTGACGCGCCTGATCGACCGCTTGTTCGGCTGGTTCTTCAACGGCTTCAACCGGTTTTTCGACCGCTTCAGCGCCGGCTACGCGCGCCTGGTCGGCCGGTTGATCCGGATGACCGCCGTCGTGCTGGTGCTCTACCTGGGGCTCAACGGGTTGAACTTTCTGGCCTTCGAAAAGGTTCCAACCGGCTTCATTCCACAGCAGGACCAAGGCTATCTGATCCTGTATGCGCAGCTACCCGACGCCGCCTCGCTGGCCCGCACCCAGGCCGTGGTGCAGCAGGCGACGCGCATCGTGCTGGATACCGAAGGGGTCAAGCACTTGAATGCCTACGCCGGCTTCTCGATCCTGAGCGGTTCCAGCCAGTCCAACGTCGCGACCATGTTCGCGCGGCTCGATGATTTCGATAGTCGCGCAGGCCGGCCCGAACTGCACGCCGATGCGGTCGTCAAAAAGCTGCAGCAGCGCCTCGCCACGGTCCAGGATGCGTATATCGCGGTGTTTGCGCCGCCGCCGATCCGGGGCATGAGCGCGGTCGGAGGCTTCAAGCTGCAAATCCAGGACCGCACCAATGCCGGCATTGACGCGCTACAACAAGTCACCTCCGAGATGATCGCCAAGGGCAGTCAGCAACCGGGCCTGGTCGGCTTGTTCACGACCTTCCGCTCCGGCGTGCCGCAATTATTCCTGGATGTCGACCGCACGCGCGTCAAGTCGATGGACGTACCGTTGAAGGATGTGTTCGACACCCTGCAGATCTACCTGGGCTCGCTCTATGTGAACGACTTCAACGCCTTCGGCCGCACCTATCAGGTCGTCGCCCAGGCCGATTCGGAATTCCGGATGCAGCCGTCGGACATCAGCGAACTGAAGACCCGGAACGCGAAGGGCGGCATGGTGCCGCTCGGCTCGCTGGTCGATGTAAAGGCGATTACCGGGCCGGACAAGATCACGCGCTACAACATGTATCCTACGGCCGAAATCAACGGCAGCACCTTGCCCGGCATCAGCTCGGGCCAGGCGATCGAGATGATGGATAAGCTCTTGAACGCGGAACTGCCGCCCGGCTTCGGCTTCGAATGGACCGAACTGAGCCTGCAGCAGGTGCTGGCCGGCAATGTCGCGATGCTGGTGTTTCCGCTCAGCGTGATTTTCGTGTTCCTGGCGCTCGCGGCCCAGTATGAAAGCTGGTCGCTGCCGTTCGCGGTGATCCTGATCGTGCCGATGTGTATCCTGTCCTCAATGGCCGGCATCTGGCTACGCGGCATGGACAACAATATCTTTACCCAGGTCGGTTTCATCGTCTTGGTGGGTCTGGCCAGCAAAAACGCGATCTTGATCGTCGAGTTCGCCAAACGGCGCCAGGAAGAAGGCCTCGACCGCTTCGAAGCCGCGGTCGAGGCTTCCGGCATCCGGCTGCGACCGATCCTGATGACCTCGTTCGCCTTCATCATGGGCGTGTTTCCGCTGGTGGTCGCCGAAGGCGCCGGGGCCGAATCGCGTCGAATTCTGGGCACCGCGGTGTTCAGCGGCATGGCCGGGGTGACCTTGTTCGGCCTTTTGTTGACGCCGGTCTTCTATGTGACCGTGCAGGCGCTGGCGCAGCGCTGGTCATCGTCGAGGCTTAAAACCCGCCATGCGCTTACCGATCAACCTTCTTCCGGTTCAGACTCATGA
- the pyk gene encoding pyruvate kinase, whose translation MLRRTKILATLGPATDKPGVLEGLFEAGIDVVRMNFSHGSAEDHILRAERVRELSKKTGRRVGILGDLQGPKIRIERFKDTKVSLNEGQDFALDINLGKLDGDETQVGISYEPLAKEVKPGSRLLLDDGRIVLDVVNVENNTRVNCKVAVGGYLSNNKGINLQGGGLSAAALTDKDKEDIKTIAKIQCDFVAVSFPRCGEDLHEARRLLEAEGCYAGIVAKVERAEALDVMDEIILASDVIMVARGDLGVEIGDANLPAVQKKLIKRSRELNRVVITATQMMESMIDNPIPTRAEVLDVANAVFDGTDAIMLSAETASGKYPVKAVEAMHRICVEAEKQPSMRESDHRIKIQFERDDEAIAMSAMYMANHTQIKGIVALTESGATPLWMSRISSGIPIFAMSRLEKTLGKVTLYRGVFPIYFPLELNQDHAEVNRSIVKKLRKWNKAKDGDKFIITKGDLNGVEGGTNTLKVIVVGQGLTP comes from the coding sequence ATGTTAAGAAGAACCAAAATATTAGCGACCCTCGGACCTGCCACCGATAAACCCGGTGTGCTGGAGGGGTTATTTGAAGCCGGCATCGACGTGGTGCGGATGAATTTTTCGCACGGTTCCGCCGAAGATCATATCCTGCGCGCGGAGCGGGTCAGAGAGCTGAGCAAGAAAACCGGCCGTCGCGTCGGCATTCTGGGCGATCTGCAAGGCCCCAAGATTCGTATCGAGCGCTTCAAGGACACCAAGGTGTCTTTGAACGAAGGCCAGGACTTCGCGCTGGATATCAACCTCGGCAAGCTTGACGGCGACGAAACTCAGGTCGGCATCAGCTACGAACCGTTGGCGAAGGAAGTCAAACCCGGCAGCCGCCTGCTGCTGGATGACGGCCGCATCGTGCTGGACGTGGTCAATGTCGAGAATAACACGCGCGTGAACTGCAAGGTCGCGGTCGGCGGTTATTTGTCCAACAACAAGGGCATCAACCTGCAAGGCGGCGGCCTGTCGGCGGCGGCCTTGACCGACAAGGACAAGGAAGACATCAAGACGATCGCGAAGATCCAATGCGATTTCGTCGCGGTGTCGTTCCCGCGCTGCGGGGAAGACCTGCACGAAGCGCGCCGCCTGCTCGAAGCCGAAGGCTGCTACGCGGGCATCGTCGCGAAGGTCGAACGCGCCGAAGCGCTGGACGTGATGGATGAAATCATCCTGGCGTCCGACGTGATCATGGTCGCGCGCGGCGATCTCGGCGTCGAGATCGGCGATGCGAATCTGCCGGCGGTACAGAAGAAACTGATCAAGCGCTCCCGCGAATTGAACCGGGTCGTGATCACCGCAACGCAGATGATGGAATCGATGATCGACAATCCGATTCCGACCCGCGCGGAAGTCTTGGACGTCGCGAATGCGGTGTTCGACGGCACCGATGCGATCATGCTGTCAGCGGAAACCGCTTCGGGCAAATACCCGGTCAAGGCGGTCGAAGCGATGCACCGAATCTGCGTCGAAGCGGAAAAGCAGCCAAGCATGCGCGAGTCCGATCACCGGATCAAGATCCAGTTCGAGCGTGACGACGAAGCGATCGCGATGTCTGCGATGTACATGGCGAACCATACCCAGATCAAAGGCATCGTTGCACTGACCGAATCGGGCGCAACGCCGCTGTGGATGTCGCGGATCAGTTCCGGCATTCCGATCTTCGCGATGAGCCGTCTGGAAAAAACCCTGGGCAAGGTAACCTTGTACCGCGGCGTATTCCCGATCTATTTCCCGCTGGAGCTGAATCAGGACCATGCCGAAGTAAATCGAAGCATCGTCAAGAAACTGCGCAAATGGAATAAAGCCAAAGATGGCGACAAGTTCATCATCACCAAAGGCGACTTGAATGGCGTCGAAGGCGGCACCAATACGCTGAAGGTGATTGTGGTAGGTCAAGGCCTCACGCCTTAA
- a CDS encoding GFA family protein has translation MKLPITGGCLCGAVRYQINARPVRMANCHCRTCQMSSGSASMALMFVPDSALQVTGSYREFPTLAASGNTVYRAFCTQCGGPLFGRNSVFTQLRPVVAMTLDDPAIYRPELDMWVADAQPWDAMNPDLPKYPGNFW, from the coding sequence ATGAAACTTCCGATCACCGGCGGCTGCTTGTGCGGCGCGGTCAGGTATCAAATCAACGCCCGCCCGGTGCGGATGGCCAATTGCCATTGCCGGACTTGCCAGATGTCGAGCGGCTCGGCCTCTATGGCGCTGATGTTTGTGCCGGACTCGGCGTTGCAGGTCACCGGCAGTTATCGCGAATTCCCGACCCTGGCGGCGAGCGGCAATACGGTTTACCGGGCTTTCTGCACACAATGCGGAGGCCCCTTGTTCGGGCGCAACAGCGTCTTTACCCAGCTCCGCCCGGTCGTGGCGATGACGCTCGACGACCCCGCCATTTACCGCCCCGAACTGGACATGTGGGTCGCCGACGCACAGCCCTGGGATGCGATGAATCCTGATTTACCCAAATACCCCGGCAACTTCTGGTAA
- a CDS encoding alpha/beta hydrolase: MHSPLSTVEIQPKAEHRYSIIWLHGLGADGHDFESIVPELRLQAEAHIHFIFPEAPYRPVTINGGMTMRAWFDILELSRDLKADVAGIYDSSQAIEQLIEAEIAKGIPPEHILLAGFSQGGSIALHAGLCHSRKLAGIVALSTFLPTLGQMDTARSAANQDVPVLIAHGILDSVVAVELGKKTSDQLLAWGYPVEWCDFMMDHSVCIEEIERIARFINAIFR; encoded by the coding sequence ATGCACTCACCCCTCAGTACCGTCGAAATCCAACCCAAGGCAGAGCACCGCTACTCTATCATCTGGCTGCACGGTCTCGGCGCCGACGGCCATGACTTCGAATCGATCGTGCCCGAGCTTAGGCTACAGGCCGAGGCGCACATTCATTTCATTTTTCCCGAAGCGCCTTATCGCCCGGTCACGATCAACGGCGGCATGACCATGCGCGCCTGGTTCGATATTCTCGAACTCTCCCGCGATTTAAAGGCGGATGTTGCCGGCATTTATGATTCCAGCCAAGCCATCGAACAGCTGATCGAGGCTGAAATCGCCAAGGGCATCCCCCCGGAACATATCCTGTTGGCCGGTTTTTCGCAGGGCGGCTCGATCGCTCTGCATGCCGGCCTCTGCCATTCACGAAAATTGGCCGGCATCGTGGCGCTGTCGACCTTTCTGCCGACCCTCGGACAAATGGATACCGCTCGCTCCGCCGCCAATCAGGATGTGCCGGTCTTGATCGCGCACGGCATCCTCGATTCGGTCGTTGCGGTCGAACTGGGCAAGAAAACCAGCGATCAACTGCTGGCCTGGGGCTATCCGGTCGAATGGTGCGACTTCATGATGGACCATTCGGTATGCATCGAAGAAATCGAACGCATTGCCCGCTTTATCAATGCCATCTTCCGGTAA
- the gap gene encoding type I glyceraldehyde-3-phosphate dehydrogenase, which produces MAIKVAINGYGRIGRNVIRALYESGRTNEIQVVAINDLGDSNTNAHLTKYDSVHGKFPFEVSVDGDYIVINGDRIRVFSERDPSKLPWGELGIDVVHECTGLFTSKAKASAHITAGAKKVIISAPGGNDVDATIVFGVNHKTLKASDTVISNASCTTNCLAPLVKPLHDAIGIEHGLMTTIHSYTNDQVLTDVYHSDLRRARSATQSMIPTKTGAAAAVGLVLPELKGKLDGFAMRVPTINVSVVDLVFKAKRATSKEEITAVLTAASEGPLKGILVINDLPLVSTDFNHNPASSIFEAPSTYVVDGDFVKVLSWYDNEWGFSNRMLDTTVALVNAQ; this is translated from the coding sequence ATGGCAATTAAAGTTGCAATCAATGGTTATGGCCGGATCGGCCGCAATGTGATCCGCGCGCTCTATGAATCAGGCCGCACCAATGAAATTCAAGTCGTCGCGATCAACGACCTGGGCGACAGCAACACCAATGCCCATTTGACCAAATACGACTCGGTTCACGGCAAATTTCCTTTCGAAGTCAGCGTTGACGGCGACTACATCGTGATCAACGGCGACAGAATCCGAGTCTTCTCCGAACGCGATCCATCCAAGCTGCCTTGGGGCGAACTGGGCATCGACGTCGTGCACGAATGCACCGGCTTGTTCACCAGCAAGGCGAAAGCTTCCGCGCACATCACTGCGGGCGCGAAAAAAGTCATCATCTCCGCTCCAGGCGGCAACGATGTCGATGCGACGATCGTTTTCGGCGTCAACCACAAGACCCTGAAAGCGTCCGACACCGTCATTTCGAATGCATCCTGCACCACCAACTGCTTGGCGCCTTTGGTCAAGCCTCTGCATGACGCGATCGGTATCGAGCACGGCTTGATGACCACGATTCACTCTTACACCAACGACCAGGTTCTGACCGACGTTTACCACAGCGACCTGCGCCGCGCGCGTTCCGCGACCCAATCGATGATCCCGACCAAAACCGGCGCGGCTGCCGCGGTCGGCTTGGTATTGCCGGAACTGAAAGGCAAGCTGGACGGTTTCGCGATGCGCGTTCCGACCATCAACGTCTCGGTCGTCGACCTGGTGTTCAAAGCGAAGAGAGCGACCAGCAAGGAAGAAATCACCGCGGTTTTGACCGCCGCCTCCGAAGGCCCGTTGAAAGGCATTCTGGTGATCAACGACCTGCCGCTGGTTTCGACCGACTTCAACCACAATCCGGCTTCTTCGATCTTCGAAGCCCCTTCGACTTATGTGGTAGACGGCGACTTCGTGAAGGTGTTGTCCTGGTATGACAACGAATGGGGTTTCTCGAACCGGATGCTGGATACCACCGTTGCCTTAGTCAACGCTCAATAA
- a CDS encoding DUF3301 domain-containing protein, producing MPADIVSIVILITSYLYWRHAQQVKEIAFAATRRQCQLCEVQMLDDYIALSRCALARDKAGKMRLQRRFTFEFSATGEDRYQGTCVMIGTDVAAIEMPAYRLPDDSIRG from the coding sequence ATGCCAGCCGATATCGTTTCCATTGTCATTTTGATCACCTCGTATCTGTACTGGCGCCACGCGCAACAGGTCAAGGAAATCGCTTTCGCGGCGACGCGGCGGCAGTGTCAGCTTTGCGAGGTGCAAATGCTGGATGACTACATCGCCCTGAGCCGCTGCGCCCTGGCGCGCGATAAAGCCGGGAAAATGCGCCTGCAGCGGCGCTTTACCTTCGAATTCTCGGCAACCGGGGAAGATCGTTATCAAGGTACCTGCGTGATGATCGGCACGGACGTGGCCGCCATCGAAATGCCGGCCTACCGGCTGCCGGATGATTCGATCCGGGGTTAG
- a CDS encoding efflux transporter outer membrane subunit, producing MHLHSRLFALAIAGATALGGCAVGPDYQTPAATTPPAFANADHREYSGQATQKDWWKLFNDSELNALVDLALRHNYDLKSALANLREARALYLEAGLNLAPIISSHANYTDQKRSVGALNNRAFVPRGLKLYSTGFDAFWEVDFFGRVRRDIEASSDEVEAQEASLQDLSVSVIAEVARNYFELRGLQNQLEVARRNADNQTRTLDITRAKLEIGRGTELDTSRASAQLDSTLASIPLIETGIKRAIHRLGVLTGQTPGALTAKLSEPAPIPKLPKAIAIGNPAELLRRRPDIRIAERTLAAATARIGVATADLFPRVTFVGTLSLEASTLSGLGAAGADAYSAGPRISWAALDLGRVYARIKAADAQAEANLAEYEQTVLNALEETENALVAYNQERSRRVLLASAAEASEKAHHLAHLRFTEGITDFLTVLDTELRLLQDQRQLAQSETAVATSLIAVYKALGGGWETLATAK from the coding sequence ATGCATTTGCATAGCCGCCTTTTCGCACTCGCTATCGCAGGCGCGACCGCACTGGGCGGCTGCGCCGTCGGCCCCGACTACCAGACGCCGGCGGCAACAACCCCACCCGCCTTCGCGAACGCAGATCATCGCGAATATTCCGGACAGGCGACGCAAAAAGACTGGTGGAAGCTGTTCAACGACAGCGAGCTGAACGCTCTGGTCGACCTGGCCCTGCGCCATAATTACGACCTGAAGAGCGCGCTGGCGAACCTGCGCGAAGCCAGGGCGCTGTATCTGGAAGCCGGCCTGAACCTGGCGCCGATTATCAGTTCGCACGCCAATTACACCGACCAGAAGCGTAGCGTCGGGGCTTTGAACAACCGGGCCTTCGTGCCGCGCGGCCTGAAGCTTTATAGCACCGGTTTCGATGCATTCTGGGAAGTCGATTTCTTCGGCCGCGTGCGCCGCGACATCGAAGCCAGCAGCGACGAGGTCGAGGCGCAGGAAGCCAGCCTGCAGGATCTTAGCGTCAGCGTGATCGCCGAGGTCGCCCGCAATTATTTCGAATTGCGCGGCCTGCAGAACCAGCTCGAAGTGGCCCGAAGAAACGCCGACAACCAGACGCGAACGCTGGACATTACCCGCGCCAAACTCGAAATCGGCCGCGGCACCGAACTGGATACGTCCAGGGCTTCGGCGCAACTGGATTCGACCCTGGCGAGCATTCCGCTGATTGAGACCGGGATCAAACGTGCGATACACCGGCTTGGCGTGCTGACCGGCCAAACGCCCGGCGCGCTCACCGCGAAACTGTCAGAGCCCGCGCCGATCCCGAAACTTCCGAAAGCCATCGCTATCGGCAACCCGGCCGAACTGCTGCGCCGCCGCCCCGACATTCGCATCGCCGAACGGACGCTGGCCGCCGCGACCGCCCGCATCGGCGTCGCCACCGCCGACCTGTTCCCGCGCGTGACTTTCGTCGGCACCCTGTCTCTCGAAGCGAGCACGCTTTCGGGCCTCGGCGCGGCCGGAGCCGATGCCTATTCGGCCGGTCCTCGCATCAGCTGGGCGGCGCTCGATCTGGGACGGGTCTATGCCCGCATCAAGGCCGCCGACGCCCAAGCCGAGGCCAATTTGGCGGAATACGAACAGACCGTGCTGAATGCGCTGGAGGAAACCGAAAACGCCCTGGTCGCCTATAACCAGGAACGCAGCCGGCGAGTGCTGCTGGCCTCGGCCGCCGAGGCCAGCGAAAAGGCGCATCACTTAGCCCATTTGCGCTTCACTGAGGGAATAACCGATTTTCTGACCGTGCTGGATACCGAATTACGCTTGCTTCAGGATCAGCGCCAGTTGGCGCAAAGTGAAACCGCGGTGGCAACCTCGTTGATCGCGGTCTACAAGGCCCTGGGCGGCGGCTGGGAAACTCTCGCGACAGCAAAATGA